The genomic DNA ATCATTTTGTATACCGGTGCCAAAGGGCTCACAGAAATTCTCGACATGTCTACCCTGACAGGGATTGATGACGAATTCACCTTGATTACCGTGACTGTTTGGCTGATCGGTGTGATTGGTTCGATCTACGCGATTTGGGGTGGCCTGCGCAGCGTGGCTGTCTCTGATACGCTCAATGGTTTCGGATTGCTCGTTGGCGGAATTCTCATTGCCTATTACGGTCTTGTGACAGTCAACCCGGACGGAGCACTCGCAGGTTTGGAGACACTTCACAAGGCGACCCCAGAGAAATTCAACTCCATCGGCGGTCCCAGTCAGTCGGTCCCATTTTCGACTTTGTTCACCGGCGTGCTATTGCTCAACCTTTTCTATTGGACAACCAATCAGCAAATTATTCAGCGGACATTTGGAGCAAAAAGTCTGGCTGAGGGGCAAAAAGGTGTCTTGGTTGCAGGAGTGTTCAAAGTTCTTGCTCCAATGATTCTCGTCTTGCCGGGCATGATTGCGTTTTTTCTTTATGGACGTGTCCAGGTTGGAGATGAGATTGTCCCAGTCCTCGACAAGACGACAGAAACCGTGGCGATGGTGATGTCGGCAGGAGATGAACAAAAAATTGTCCATGGTGCGGAAGTTCAAGAGCTTCTTAAGGTCGACTCAGAGGAGGCTGCGTTGACTTCGAGAATGACAACTCTTGAGGATGCCGATGGAAAAACATGGGAAGTTGAAAAGCTGTTCGGACCTGGTGTGGTCGTGATCGCCGGAGCGGATGGGAAGAACCAGTATCTGGAAAATTTGAGTGAGGCGGAGCTTGCCAGAATTCTTCCGCCGAGAGAAAAAGATAAAAGCTACGGTCGCCTCGTTCAAAATGTTCTTCCTGGCTGGCTGAACGGATTTTTTGCAGCTGCTGTGATTGGAGCAATTTTGAGTTCTTTCAACTCCGCACTGAACAGTACCGCGACTCTGTTCAGCTTGGGAGCCTATAAAACTGTGCTACACAAAAACGCTTCGGACCAGCAGGTCATTCGGGCTGGGAAAATTTTCGGAATTGTGATTGCAATCGTTTCGATGCTGGCAGCTCCGATGCTCTTGGGGCAAGACAGTATCTTTGGATACCTGCAGAAGATGAACGCCATCTACTTCATCCCGATCTTCTCAGTGATGCTGATTGGTCAACTCACCAAAACGGTTCCTGCAATGGCAGCCAAGGTTGGATTGATCGCCAGCTTCGCAGCTATTTGCCTTGGATATTTCTTTCCACCAGTGGCGAAGGTCGTAGGTCAGATTCATGAGTTTCACTTCATTGGGGCAGTCTTTCTAGGAACAATTCTTCTGATGCTGTTGATTGGGAAAATCAAGCCGAGAGAAACTCCATGGGTGCAGGAATACTCCCGCGACGTTGATCTCACTCCATGGGTTTTCGCGAAGCCGCTTGGAATCGGCCTCGTGATTTTTGTGTTGGCGATCTACGTCTACTTCGCAGATTTCTCAATCTTGTCAGCCTGACGCATCAGCTTGTTCTCCGCCTGATCCGATAACTTGGAGATCGTCTCTCTCTCAAAGACTAAGGGAATACCCTCTATCTAAGAGTTTTCAGAGGGGCAACTGTTCAGGTT from Thalassoglobus polymorphus includes the following:
- a CDS encoding solute:sodium symporter family transporter encodes the protein MLTIISFVFFTSLVGLITWLLTRNDNHESSAGYFLAGRSLTGGFIAGSLLLTNLSTEQLVGLNGAAYADGLCVMAWEVIAAVSLVILALLYLPRYLKSGIATVPQFLEKRFDRGTRAITTMIFLVAYAGILLPIILYTGAKGLTEILDMSTLTGIDDEFTLITVTVWLIGVIGSIYAIWGGLRSVAVSDTLNGFGLLVGGILIAYYGLVTVNPDGALAGLETLHKATPEKFNSIGGPSQSVPFSTLFTGVLLLNLFYWTTNQQIIQRTFGAKSLAEGQKGVLVAGVFKVLAPMILVLPGMIAFFLYGRVQVGDEIVPVLDKTTETVAMVMSAGDEQKIVHGAEVQELLKVDSEEAALTSRMTTLEDADGKTWEVEKLFGPGVVVIAGADGKNQYLENLSEAELARILPPREKDKSYGRLVQNVLPGWLNGFFAAAVIGAILSSFNSALNSTATLFSLGAYKTVLHKNASDQQVIRAGKIFGIVIAIVSMLAAPMLLGQDSIFGYLQKMNAIYFIPIFSVMLIGQLTKTVPAMAAKVGLIASFAAICLGYFFPPVAKVVGQIHEFHFIGAVFLGTILLMLLIGKIKPRETPWVQEYSRDVDLTPWVFAKPLGIGLVIFVLAIYVYFADFSILSA